The DNA region ATAGCTGACCCACTGCTTCAGCAAAGTGAGGCCGCTACGCCCGGATCGGTGCGACTCCAGGCTGATCGCACGGCTCTGCGTCGCTTCCCGCGCGATGAACTGGCGCACCTGCGCCGCAAAGCCCGCATCCTCCACCCGCAACATCACCTCCAGGTTGATGAAAAGGCTGCGCATGTCGAAATTGGCCGACCCAATATAGACGGCATCGTCGATGACGATCAGCTTGCTGTGCAATTTGCACGGCTGATATTCATATATCTCCACCCCGCGCTTGAGCAGCGGCCCATAGAGCAGGCGCGACGCCGCGACCGTGGCGCCATTGTCCGATATCATCGGCAGCACGATGCGCGCGCCTTCCCGTCGCGCGGCGCGGGCGATGCGCTTGAGCATTCCCCGGCCGGGCGAGAAATAGGCAGCGATCATATCGACCCGCCGCGCCTGTTCCAGGTCATGCTTCACCACCTGCGCCCAGGGGCTTAGCCGCCGGGTGGGTCCACCGATCAGCCAGCGGAACGGGTCGGCGGGATGATGATGCAGCGAGGGATGCCATTGTCGGACCATGCGCCGCAGCGTGCGGAACCGGTGCTTCCTGGTCGATCCCCACCGCCACAACTGCCCATACCAGCGGGTCATCGCCTCGACCTGCTCGCCGATGATCAGCAGGCCGATGTCGCGCCAATGATCGTCCGCCGGAATGCCGAAATAGCCATCCTCGATATTGAAGCCGCCGATCATCAGCCGCTTGTCGTCTGCGATCGCCATCTTCTGATGATTGCGGATCAGGTAGCGGGTCGATCGGCCCGTCCCGAACCGCGCGAAATGTCCACCCGCTTCCACCAATGGCGCGAAGAAGGCGTCGTCCGTCCTGGACGATCCGAACCCGTCCACCATCAGCGTCACCGCCACCCCACGCCGCCGCGCCGCGATCAGCGCGTCGCGCACCAACCTGCCGCTGCCGTCGTCAGCGAAGATATAGTAATAGAGCTTCAAACTGTGCCGCGCCCCGTCGATCAGGGCGATCAGCGTCTCGCGCAGGGCCGCACCGTCGGCGATCAGGCGCAACTGATTGCCGTGCAGGTCCAGACGGATATCGTCCGGGGCGACGCTGGCAGGGCCATGGGCAGAAACAGGACGGGCGGGGGCAGGATCGATGGTCGCCATGCCCCACCATGCCGATTTTCTTTGCGCCTAGCCATGGCTTTATGGCTTTACATTGACTCTTGATCGAACCGCTGCTAGGCGGCCAATTCACGACTTTCCTTCCGTTATTTGCAGGAGGCCCTGTTTGGCCCGCGTTACCGTCGAAGATTGCGTCGACAAGGTTACCAACCGTTTTGACCTCGTCCTTCTCGCCGCCCAGCGCGCGCGGGAAATTTCCGGCGGCGCCGAGCTGACGCTCGACCGCGACCGGGACAAAAATCCCGTCGTCGCCCTGCGTGAGATCGCAGAGGAAACCGTTATGCCCGCCGATCTTCATGATTCGGTCGTTGCCTCGCTGCAGAAGGTGCAGATCGATGATGACGATACGCCGGATGAAATCGGCTCGATCGCCCAGTCGGCGGAGGCTCTGCGCCTGACCGCCGCGGCCCCGCCGCGCAACCAGAATATCGGTGGCGACTACGACGGCTGATCGCCTCACAAGTTTGGAGAGGAACGAAGGCCCGGCCTGCGCAAGCAGGACCGGGCCTCACTTTTCCTGGCGTTAAAGAAAAGGCGCGGGGGACGGCAAGTCCCTCGCGCCTTTCCTGTTTAGCAGCTGCCGTTGCGGTCGATCGCCCGGCCGGCCAGCGCACCAGCGCCAGCACCGATGATCGTGCCCGGCGCACGGTCGCCACGGGTGTCGATGGAGCGACCCAGCAGCGCACCGGCTACGCCGCCGACCAGCAGGCCGGTGGTGCCGCCCGACTTGCGGCAGCGATAGCGGTCGTCGCGATAGCCGCGACGGTCGGCATAACGGTCACCGCGATAATGATCACCACGATAGCGGTCGCCGCGATATTCGCGATGACCGCGACGGTCATGGTCGCGGGCATAGGACATGGACGGCGCGACCGCGCTCAGGGTGGCGGCGGCAAGGGCGATGGCCAGAGCGGCTTTACGAATGATCATGTGACTTCTCCTCAGACCTGGTTTCTTTGACTGTGATCTGGGTATCGCATGAGATGGTTGTTTCGTTCCTGAACCGGATTGTTATGCCCCATTCAGCAAGCAGCGCCGCGGTCGGTTCCGAAGCCTGTCTTAAGCCCTGGCCAGTTCCGGCAACGCCCAGTCGATCGCGCCGCGCCCCTTCGCCTCCAGAAAGGCGTTGGCCTTCGAAAAAGGGCGCGAACCCAGGAATCCGTTATGGGCGGACAGGGGGAAGGGTGGGCCGACTTGATCACCAGATGGCGGCTTTGGTCCACGAAACCGGCCTTGCGCTGGGCGTAGGCGCCCCACAGCATGAAGACGACGGGCTCGTGCTTTTCCGCGACGATCCGCACTACCGCGTCGGTGAACTGTTCCCAGCCCTTGCCCTGATGCGACGCCGCCCGCCCCATTTCGACCGTCAGCACGCTGTTGAGTAACAGCACGCCCTGCTTCGCCCAATGCTCCAGAAAGCCGTGGTTCGCCCGCGCGATGCCCAGGTCCGCCTCCATCTCCTTGTAGATATTGACCAGCGACGGCGGCGTCCGCACGCCCGGCTGCACCGAAAAGCACAGGCCATGCGCCTGCCCCTCGCCATGATAGGGGTCTTGCCCCAATATCACCACCTTCACCTGGTCCAACGGGGTGAGGTCCAGCGCGCGGAAATATTCGCTGCCCTTGGGAAAGATGCGTTTGCCCGCCGCCTTCTCCGCCTGCAAAAACTGCTTCAGCCCCTGCATATGCGGGGCGGCGAACTGGTCGGCCAGGGGCGCGCGCCAGCTTTCGTGCAGCTTGATGGTATCGCTCATGCCCGTCTGATGGCGCGCGGCGCAAATGCCTGTCAACCTGTCTGATCCAATGCAAAGCCTCTTGCCTCCCGCGCATCGATCCGCGACAGGCAAATTCATGTCGCTCCGTCGTTCGATCAGCCTGTTCGCCGCCTTCGGCCTGTTCCTCGCGCCCCTGCCCAGTGCCGACGCGTTCGGCCCGCCGCCCAAGCCCCTGGCCCAGCAGACGGCCGAGGCCAAGCTGCTGGGCGAATTTGCCCGCTTCGCCAGCCTTTCCGACGGCACCGTCGGCATCGCCGCGCGCGATTTGCAGACGGGCGAGACGCAGGCGCTGAACGGCGACACGCTCTTCCCGATGGCCAGCGCCTATAAGGTCGCGGTGGCCGGGCGCATCTTCGCATTGGTCGATGCAGGCGAAGCGCGGCTCGACGAACAACTGGTGCTCGATCCCGCACTGGCGAGCGAAGGCGGCATCGCCTGGATGTTCTCCCGCCCCGGCGCGACCCTGTCGATCGACCGGCTGCTCGAACTGATGCTCCAGAAGAGCGACAATAATGCGACCGACGTGCTGGTCGCGCGCGCAGGCGGGCCGCAGGCGATCACGGCGTTCGTGACGAAACTGGGCGTCACCGGGCTGCGCGTCGACAGCGACACCGCGCATCTTCTCTATCGCGCCATGGGCATCCACCCGCTATCGGGCAGCTTCCGCCAGAATGCCGACGCCGCCCGCCGCGCCGATCCGCAACTGGTCACGCGCGATATACGCGACCTGCCCAATATGGCCTTCGCGACCGAACTGGAGGATACCTCCACGCCCACAGCGATGCTCGACCTCATCACCGCCTATGAATCGGGCCGCGCCCTTTCGGCCGTCAGTACCCAGCGGCTGTTCACCATCATGGCGCATTGCGAAACCGGCAAGAAGCGGATCGTCGGCATGTTGCCGCCCGGCACGGCAGTCGCGCACAAGACGGGGTCGTTGAACGGCATCGGCAATGATGTCGGCGTCGTCCGCCTGCCCGACGGTCGCCGCTTCGCGATCGCCGTCTTCGTCATGAAGGATGGCAAGGGCCACGTTTCGCGCGACCGCATCATCGCGGAAGCCGCCCGCGCCGCCTATGACTATTTCCTCTATGCTCCCGACAGGGCGCACGGTCTGGCGCATAACGGTTAACGGCGATCGCAGGAATCGTTACGCTTAGGGTCAGAGAGGATGCCCCTGATGCCCCTGACCCGCTTCCGCGATTTCTGGCCCTATTATCTCCAGGAACATGCGCGTCCGGGCACGCGCGCGTTGCATTATGCGGGCACCAGTATGGTCGTCGCGCTGTTGGCGGCGGCGCCTTTTGCCGGGCGCTGGTGGATGGCGGCGGCTTTGCCTTTGGCGGGCTACGGCTTCGCCTGGGCCGGGCACGGCCTGATCGAACATAATCGCCCCGCCACCTTCCGCTATCCGCTCTGGTCGCTGCGCGCCGATTTCGTCATGTGGTATCGCTTCCTCACCGGCCATATGCGCCATGATCTGGCCCGCGCCGGGGTGCGCCCGGATGGCACGGTCGATCCGGCGCGCCGCGTTTGTGCCTGATGGATTTGGCTGACCGATCCGCTTGACCCGCCCTCACGCTCTGCCACAAAGGGCGCGATGGCATTATCCGCGACCTTCTCGCAGCCCGACCGGGCCACTCTGGCGCAGCGCTGGCAGGCGCTTGAGGCGCAATCCGACGCGTCCTTCTTCCTGCGCTGGACCTGGGTGGGCGCATGGCTCGACAGCTATCCCGTCCATCCCGACCTGCTCGCCATCATTGACGAGGCAGGCCAGGATGTCGCGCTGGCGCTGGTCGGCCATGCGATGCAACCGCGCCTGCTCGGCAACGTCGCGACGCTCAGCCTCAACCAGTCCGGCGACGTGCAGGCCGACCGCCCCTATGTCGAATATAATGGCATGTTGGCGCAAGCGGGTCGGGAAGGGGAGGCGACCGTCGCCGCTCTGGCCGCCCTGTCCCGCCGTCGCGACTGGCGCGCCCTGCGGCTGAGCGGCATCTCGCCCAGCTCGTCGCTGCTGGCGCTCCCCGTACGCCGCCGCATCCGCACCGATATGTCGCCCGTCTATCAGGTCGATCTCGACGCCGTGCGCGCTGCCGATGGCGACTATCTCTCCCTGCTCAGCAGCAATACGCGCAGCCAGATCCGCCGCGCGATGAAGGATCATGGCGGCCCGCTGCCCGACATCGCGGTCGGCAGCCTGGACGATATCACCCCCTGGCTGGACGATATGGCGGCGCTCAACGGCGGCCGCCACGTCGACAATGCCTGGGACGATTCCGGTTTTCGCGGTTTCGTCGCCACGATCGCCGCGCGCGGCCTGCCATCGGGTGAGGTCGAATTGCTGCGCTTCACCGATGCAGGCGGTGTCGTCGGGCTGCTGGTCAATTTCGTCCATCGCGGCGTCGCGATGAACTATCAGTCCGCCTTCGCCGCGCCGCGCGCGACCAAGGACAAGCCCGGCCTGCTCTGCCATGCGGCGGCGGTCGGCCGTTATGCCGCCCATGGGCTGACGCGCTATTCGCTGCTGGCGGGGAAGGATCGCTATAAGCAGAGCCTCGCCACCTGCGAAGAGTCGCTGGAATGGTGGGTGCTGGAACGGTTCAGCCCGCGCCTCGAAGTCGAAGCGCTGCTGCGTCGGCTGCTTAAGCGCCCAGCTTCCGCATGATGCGATAGATCAGACGGCGCACGCCCTGCGTTTCGGGCTGCGCGCTGACCGTGCCGACCGGCAGTCCGCGTTTGCGCAGCAGCGCATTGAAACTGTGCAATTCGCCCTCTGCCACGCTGCGTTCCGATCGCCATGTCACCGACAGGCTGACCGATACGGTGGGGCCGTTCTCCACGAAATGCGGTGCCTTCACCGGCACATGGATGGCGTCGCCCGGCTCCAGCCGCACCGCCGTGCCACGCGCCTTGAACCCGTCCTGCCAGACCAGGTTGCGATGCCCGCCGCCGTGGAAATCCTCGCTCTTCTGCGCGGGCACCAGCTGCTGGTCGCGCGCGGGAAAGACGGTCATCGTCTTTATGCCCATGATCTGGAGCAGGATATTATGCTCCGGGTCCATATGGAACGGCGTGACGCTGCCGGGCGACGACAGGAAAATGAACGCCTCGCGATGCAGCATCGGCCCGGTCTTCTCCGAAACGATCGGCGCCAGTTCCGCCAACACCGCGTCCAGTAGGGCAGCATAGGCCGGGTCGCGCTCGACATTCTTCAGCACGGCCCAGCTGCCATTGGTGTCGATCGTCCGGATCGTTTCGCCCAGCGTCAGCCCGTTGGACGGCGTGTCTTCCGCGCGCACGCCCAGCGGCAGCTTGCCCAGATTATATTCGACCGAACTGGCAGGCATACGCTCGGCTAGAACCGCCAGCGCTTCCAATGTCAGCAGCCCATGGCCGACCAGCCCATGGGTCAGCCGCGTCGATCGGTCGGGATAGGCGGCGGCAAAGGCGGCGCGCGCCTCGTCGGGGAAGGTGGCGCTGACGGCCGGTGCGATCGGGCTATGGGCGGTCATGCCTGTCCTTTCAGCTTTCTGGCGATGGTTTCGACCCCGTTGGCGATCGCGAAGGCGGCGCTGCGCTGCATCCGCGTAGCGCCCGCGCCATGCAGGGCGATGCGATATTGCACGATGGTCCGTCGTTCCGCCCACAGGCTGTCGATCATCGGATGGTCGGGTGCGGCGCAACTGTCCATCCAGCCGATCGCCGGATCGGCCTGCACCGCATGAAGATTGGCGATCTCGATCAGCACGCCGGGCGAAAAGCGGCCCAGCTCCTCGTCGAATGCGATCTTGAAGGAAAAGGCGCCCTCGCCATGGCGGAAATTGACCAGCATCGCGATCGCCCGGTCATCCAGGTCGATTCGCAACATATGCAGCCGTCCCGCCTCGAAGGCGGCGGCGCAGGCCGCGCGGAAGAAAGCGGCGTCGGCGGGCTTGCATCCCAGCGCCGTGCCTTCCTGTCCCTTCCATCCTGACGCCTCCAGCGCCAGAAAATCGCCGCACCAGCGCGCCAGATCCTGTCCGTCAATGAGCAACCGCGTTTCGACCGCCCCCAGTTCCGCCAGCCTCTTTTGCAGACGGCGCAACTCCTTGCGCTTCTTGGACCGGACATGCGTATCCCAATAGGCATCGGCGGTCAGGTCAGACCGCAGCATCGCCCGGTCGTAGCGATGGATTTCCAGCCGTCCGCGCCGCTGCTCGACGCACAGCGCCTCCAGCGCGGCGGCATTGGCCCCGGCCGCGTCCAGCCCCTCCAGATGCAGGAAACCGCTGGCCCAGCGCGCCTCGTCCAGTTGCGCCAGAAAGCCCCGCCAGGCCGCCATCTCATGATCCCGGCGGATGATCGGCGCGCCGAAGAAGCAATGATCGTGCATCCAGTTGCCGACGCAGCCGATCGGCAGGCGCCCGTGGCGCGGCTTTCGAACGACCGGCAGCAATCCGATCGCGATGTCGCCCGCCCGCACCTCGATCAACTGCACGCCCCGATCCGCCGCCAGATGGTCGATCGCCGCGCCCAGCATGTCGGGCGCGTAGAAAGCATTGGCTTCGGCGGCATCCTGCGCCAGCGCGATCCAGCGCGCGCGTTGCCCTTGCCCGGCCGAACCGGGGGTGGGGGCCGTGGGATGCGATGCCATGTCCATGGCCCCGCCATAGGCAATAAAGATTAGAGGGCGGTAAAGATCGGGAAAGCCTTATGCCCTACATACAACGTCTGGCGGATCGGGGCTTTACAAGCCGTGCCAGAGTGTCGGAGACGGGGGAGGTCGCGTGCCCGCCCATGCCAAGAAGGAAATGCATGACTATCCTGGTTACCGGAGCCGCCGGCTTCATCGGTATGCATGTCGCCGACCGGCTGCTAGCGCAGGGCCATGCCGTCGTCGGCATCGACAATATGAACGACTATTATCCGGTCGCGCTGAAACGCGCCCGCATCGCCCGTTTGCAGGCGGCGCATGGCCGGCTGTTCACCTTTCACGAACTGGATTTCGCCGATCTCGACGCGCTGCACGCCGCGCTGGCCGACCAGGTGATCGAAGCGATCGTGCATCTGGGCGCGCAGGCAGGGGTGCGCTATTCGCTGATCAACCCCCATGCCTATGTCCGCTCCAACCTGGCGGGCCATGTCAACATGCTGGAACTGGCGCGCGAACGGCGGGTGCGGCATCTGGTCTATGCCTCCTCCTCGTCAGTCTATGGCGGCAACGACATGCTGCCTTTCCGCGTGGAGGATCGCGCCGACCATCCCGTCTCCCTCTACGCCGCGACCAAGCGCGCCGACGAACTGATGAGCGAAACCTACGCCCATCTCTTCCGCATCCCGATGACGGGCCTGCGCTTCTTCACTGTTTATGGTCCCTGGGGCCGCCCGGACATGGCGATGTGGATCTTCACCGCCAAAATCCTCGCTGGTGAACCGATCCCGGTGTTCAATCATGGGCGGATGCAACGCGATTTCACCTATATTGACGATATCGTCGATGGCGTCGTCGCCTGCCTTGATCATCCCCCCGCAGACGATGGCGCGATCAAGGCGGGCGGCAGCCGCGCCCCGCACCGGCTCTACAATATCGGCAACAACCGACCCGAAGAACTGATGCACCTCATCGCCGTGCTCGAAGATGCACTCGGGCAAAAAGCGCAGATCGACTTTCAGCCGATGCAGCCTGGCGACGTCCACGCCACCTATGCCGACATCAGCGCGATCACCCAGGATATCGGTTTCGCGCCCGCAACCCGAATCGAGTCGGGGGTGCCGCAATTCGTGCAATGGTATCGCGACTATTGCGCTGCAGGATAAAAGAACCAGCCGTATCTACGTAAATTGCAAAAGGTTCCACGGCTCATCGCTGTAAATAATCCATTCACCTTGGCACACTGGAAACTGGATCGGCTATGGCTATTTTCATTTCGCAGTTGCAAAATGGATTGCCATAAGTGCCTGAAACGGCGTAAGTCATGAACCACGCCGGTTGCAAAATCGGCTAGGGGTCGCGGAACGAAGGAAAGACGACACATCGAATACGGTGTTCGTCGCCGTTGATCTGGCCGGATGTTCCGGCTTTGAGAGGCGGATAAAAGGGCAAACGCGTGTCGACACCAGCTTCGAAAATTGTACCGTTCGGCTCGGGCGGCCGTATCGTTGAGACTGCCTGCCGCAGCCTCTCCATCGCAGCCTTCGGCTTGAACGCCTTGGAAGCCAAATTCTCGGATCGGGATTTTGCCGCGACCTTCCTGCGCGTCATCGGCGTGATCATGAAGGTGCGTGGCCGCGTCATCGTCACCGGCATCGGCAAGAGCGGCATCGTCGCGCGCAAGATGACGGCAACGCTCACCTCCACCGGCACCCCGGCGATCTTCCTGCACCCCGCGGACGCGGGCCATGGCGATTTGGGCATGATCACGCCCGACGACGCCGTGCTGATGCTGTCCCATTCGGGCGAATCGACCGAACTCGGCCCGATCATCCATTATTGCAAGCGCTTCGCCATCCCGCTGGTCGGCATCACGGCCCAGCCCAACAGCACGGTCGCCATGGCGGCGGACATGTGCGTGGTGATGCCGGAGGTCGAGGAATCCTGCCCCAATTCGCTGGCGCCTACGACTTCGACCACGGTGCAGATGGCGCTGGGCGATGCGATCGCCATTTCGCTCATGGAAATGCGCGGCTTTTCTGCCGACGATTTTCACAAATTCCACCCCAACGGCAAATTGGGCGCGCAACTGATCAAGGTGCGCGAACTGATGGCCAAGGGCGATAGCGTGCCGATGGTGCGCGAAGACGCGTCCCTGCTCGACGCCACCATCGAAATGACCCGCGCACGTCTGGGCGGCACCGCGATCGTCGATCGAAACGGGCGGCTGATCGGCGCCTTCACCGATGGCGACCTGCGTCGCACCGTGACCGGCAAGCAGAATCTGACCGAAGCCGTGGGTCGTTCGATGACGCTGACGCCGCTGGCCGTCGGTCCGGATGAACTGGCGTCCGAAGTGCTGCGCCTGATGCATGAACGTAACGTCATGCTGCTTTTCGTCTGCGACAATGGCCGCCTGGTCGGCGCGGTCCATATGCACGATCTGCTGCACGCCGGGGTCGCCTGAGCCTTCTCGTCGTCATTCCCGCGCGGGCAGGATCGTCCCGCCTGCCGCGCAAGCCGTTGCGGCTGATTGCGGGCCGAACGCTGCTGCACCGCACGATCGCGATGGCGCGTGCGGCGATAGGTGCGCGCGATGACGTAACCCTGACCGTGGCGACCGACGACGATGCCATCGCCGATCATGCGCGCGCTGCGGGCTGCGACGCGGTGATGACCGACAGCGCCATCGCGACCGGCTCGGGCCGCGCGCTCGCCGCCGCGCTCGCGCAACCTGCGCCGCCACAATTTATCGTCAATCTCCAGGGCGACTCGCCCTTCCAGCCCGAAGGCGCCTTGAACGCCGTGATCGCCGCGCTGCAGGCAGGCGCACCGGTCGCGACGCCCGTCATCGCACTGGATTGGCCCGCGCTCGATGCCATGCGCGACCATAAGACGCGCTCACCTTTCAGCGGCACGACCTGCGCCCGCGCGGCGGACGGCCATGCTTTGTGGTTTTCCAAGACGATCATTCCCGCGATTCGCGGAGAGGCGCAGTTGCGCGAAACCGCGCCGCGTTCTCCGGTGTGGCGCCATGTCGGCCTCTACGGCTATGCGCTGGATGCGCTGCAGCGGTTCGAAGCCTGCCCGCCCACCATGCTGGAAAATCTGGAGGGGCTGGAGCAATTGCGCCTGCTGGAACTGGGCATTCCGGTCATGACTGTCGCGGTCGATCCCCCCGATTCGACAGCAGCGGCATCGATACCGAAGCCGACATCAGCCGGGTCGAGGCGCTGATCGCCCTCTATGGCGATCCGACGCCCCTGCTCTGACCCGCCCGACCATCGTCATGCGCCGCCTCTTCATCATCCGCCACGGCAACACCTTCACGAGCAGCGTCGACGCACGCCGTGTCGGTGCCCGCACCGACATTCCGCTGGTGGCCAGCGGTCGCGATCAGGCCGATCATCTCGGGCGCTGGTTCGCGGATCAGAACTTGCCGATCGCGCGCCTGCTCTCCAGCCCGCTGCTGCGCGCCCGCGAAACGGCGGATCGCAT from Sphingobium sp. HWE2-09 includes:
- a CDS encoding phospholipase D-like domain-containing protein; amino-acid sequence: MATIDPAPARPVSAHGPASVAPDDIRLDLHGNQLRLIADGAALRETLIALIDGARHSLKLYYYIFADDGSGRLVRDALIAARRRGVAVTLMVDGFGSSRTDDAFFAPLVEAGGHFARFGTGRSTRYLIRNHQKMAIADDKRLMIGGFNIEDGYFGIPADDHWRDIGLLIIGEQVEAMTRWYGQLWRWGSTRKHRFRTLRRMVRQWHPSLHHHPADPFRWLIGGPTRRLSPWAQVVKHDLEQARRVDMIAAYFSPGRGMLKRIARAARREGARIVLPMISDNGATVAASRLLYGPLLKRGVEIYEYQPCKLHSKLIVIDDAVYIGSANFDMRSLFINLEVMLRVEDAGFAAQVRQFIAREATQSRAISLESHRSGRSGLTLLKQWVSY
- the rpoZ gene encoding DNA-directed RNA polymerase subunit omega; this encodes MARVTVEDCVDKVTNRFDLVLLAAQRAREISGGAELTLDRDRDKNPVVALREIAEETVMPADLHDSVVASLQKVQIDDDDTPDEIGSIAQSAEALRLTAAAPPRNQNIGGDYDG
- a CDS encoding glycine zipper 2TM domain-containing protein, translated to MIIRKAALAIALAAATLSAVAPSMSYARDHDRRGHREYRGDRYRGDHYRGDRYADRRGYRDDRYRCRKSGGTTGLLVGGVAGALLGRSIDTRGDRAPGTIIGAGAGALAGRAIDRNGSC
- the bla gene encoding class A beta-lactamase, which codes for MSLRRSISLFAAFGLFLAPLPSADAFGPPPKPLAQQTAEAKLLGEFARFASLSDGTVGIAARDLQTGETQALNGDTLFPMASAYKVAVAGRIFALVDAGEARLDEQLVLDPALASEGGIAWMFSRPGATLSIDRLLELMLQKSDNNATDVLVARAGGPQAITAFVTKLGVTGLRVDSDTAHLLYRAMGIHPLSGSFRQNADAARRADPQLVTRDIRDLPNMAFATELEDTSTPTAMLDLITAYESGRALSAVSTQRLFTIMAHCETGKKRIVGMLPPGTAVAHKTGSLNGIGNDVGVVRLPDGRRFAIAVFVMKDGKGHVSRDRIIAEAARAAYDYFLYAPDRAHGLAHNG
- a CDS encoding DUF962 domain-containing protein — protein: MPLTRFRDFWPYYLQEHARPGTRALHYAGTSMVVALLAAAPFAGRWWMAAALPLAGYGFAWAGHGLIEHNRPATFRYPLWSLRADFVMWYRFLTGHMRHDLARAGVRPDGTVDPARRVCA
- a CDS encoding GNAT family N-acetyltransferase; the encoded protein is MALSATFSQPDRATLAQRWQALEAQSDASFFLRWTWVGAWLDSYPVHPDLLAIIDEAGQDVALALVGHAMQPRLLGNVATLSLNQSGDVQADRPYVEYNGMLAQAGREGEATVAALAALSRRRDWRALRLSGISPSSSLLALPVRRRIRTDMSPVYQVDLDAVRAADGDYLSLLSSNTRSQIRRAMKDHGGPLPDIAVGSLDDITPWLDDMAALNGGRHVDNAWDDSGFRGFVATIAARGLPSGEVELLRFTDAGGVVGLLVNFVHRGVAMNYQSAFAAPRATKDKPGLLCHAAAVGRYAAHGLTRYSLLAGKDRYKQSLATCEESLEWWVLERFSPRLEVEALLRRLLKRPASA
- a CDS encoding cupin-like domain-containing protein, coding for MTAHSPIAPAVSATFPDEARAAFAAAYPDRSTRLTHGLVGHGLLTLEALAVLAERMPASSVEYNLGKLPLGVRAEDTPSNGLTLGETIRTIDTNGSWAVLKNVERDPAYAALLDAVLAELAPIVSEKTGPMLHREAFIFLSSPGSVTPFHMDPEHNILLQIMGIKTMTVFPARDQQLVPAQKSEDFHGGGHRNLVWQDGFKARGTAVRLEPGDAIHVPVKAPHFVENGPTVSVSLSVTWRSERSVAEGELHSFNALLRKRGLPVGTVSAQPETQGVRRLIYRIMRKLGA
- a CDS encoding GNAT family N-acetyltransferase → MDMASHPTAPTPGSAGQGQRARWIALAQDAAEANAFYAPDMLGAAIDHLAADRGVQLIEVRAGDIAIGLLPVVRKPRHGRLPIGCVGNWMHDHCFFGAPIIRRDHEMAAWRGFLAQLDEARWASGFLHLEGLDAAGANAAALEALCVEQRRGRLEIHRYDRAMLRSDLTADAYWDTHVRSKKRKELRRLQKRLAELGAVETRLLIDGQDLARWCGDFLALEASGWKGQEGTALGCKPADAAFFRAACAAAFEAGRLHMLRIDLDDRAIAMLVNFRHGEGAFSFKIAFDEELGRFSPGVLIEIANLHAVQADPAIGWMDSCAAPDHPMIDSLWAERRTIVQYRIALHGAGATRMQRSAAFAIANGVETIARKLKGQA
- a CDS encoding NAD-dependent epimerase/dehydratase family protein; amino-acid sequence: MTILVTGAAGFIGMHVADRLLAQGHAVVGIDNMNDYYPVALKRARIARLQAAHGRLFTFHELDFADLDALHAALADQVIEAIVHLGAQAGVRYSLINPHAYVRSNLAGHVNMLELARERRVRHLVYASSSSVYGGNDMLPFRVEDRADHPVSLYAATKRADELMSETYAHLFRIPMTGLRFFTVYGPWGRPDMAMWIFTAKILAGEPIPVFNHGRMQRDFTYIDDIVDGVVACLDHPPADDGAIKAGGSRAPHRLYNIGNNRPEELMHLIAVLEDALGQKAQIDFQPMQPGDVHATYADISAITQDIGFAPATRIESGVPQFVQWYRDYCAAG
- a CDS encoding KpsF/GutQ family sugar-phosphate isomerase; its protein translation is MSTPASKIVPFGSGGRIVETACRSLSIAAFGLNALEAKFSDRDFAATFLRVIGVIMKVRGRVIVTGIGKSGIVARKMTATLTSTGTPAIFLHPADAGHGDLGMITPDDAVLMLSHSGESTELGPIIHYCKRFAIPLVGITAQPNSTVAMAADMCVVMPEVEESCPNSLAPTTSTTVQMALGDAIAISLMEMRGFSADDFHKFHPNGKLGAQLIKVRELMAKGDSVPMVREDASLLDATIEMTRARLGGTAIVDRNGRLIGAFTDGDLRRTVTGKQNLTEAVGRSMTLTPLAVGPDELASEVLRLMHERNVMLLFVCDNGRLVGAVHMHDLLHAGVA